Proteins co-encoded in one Sporosarcina sp. FSL K6-1522 genomic window:
- a CDS encoding DUF4166 domain-containing protein — MSIYKQVMGNDFNRLHPLLQQRYNLPEGTVFKASGIMKEIQGGPKWLYPFFRAGIRWKLLFPEQGKDIPFTIQNRAFIGDTGDSQVHWERIFHFGKQRRYFNALMNLDMERLVIQDYLGEPHLFYSDLALHVTDDGSLTIESLGQRLVLGKIEIPLPRLFQGLATVTERYDDELELYHIHVKVRNPLIGTVFSYEGTFSADDDT; from the coding sequence ATGTCGATTTATAAACAAGTAATGGGCAACGATTTCAATCGGCTACACCCGCTGCTCCAACAACGATACAATTTACCCGAAGGCACCGTTTTTAAAGCGTCAGGCATAATGAAAGAAATTCAAGGTGGACCTAAATGGCTCTATCCATTTTTCCGAGCAGGCATTCGATGGAAATTGCTGTTCCCTGAACAAGGAAAGGACATTCCATTTACCATTCAAAACCGTGCATTTATCGGTGATACCGGCGACAGCCAAGTGCACTGGGAACGAATTTTTCACTTTGGTAAACAAAGACGCTATTTCAATGCACTTATGAATCTTGATATGGAACGTTTGGTCATTCAGGATTACCTTGGAGAACCACATCTCTTCTATTCCGATTTGGCTTTACACGTGACAGATGATGGAAGTTTAACGATTGAATCCTTAGGACAACGACTTGTGCTTGGCAAGATTGAAATTCCATTGCCACGCCTTTTTCAAGGACTTGCAACGGTTACGGAGCGATATGATGATGAGCTGGAACTTTATCATATCCATGTTAAGGTACGAAATCCTTTGATCGGCACAGTGTTTTCTTATGAAGGGACGTTTTCTGCCGATGACGATACGTAA
- a CDS encoding DoxX-like family protein, which translates to MKRQPIYVEVPIYTDIDAIWDASQQPDRHEQWDLRFSSITYLPKKEGEPQAFVYSRTVGPFLQVEGWGESVGSFHKEDGTRSSSLHFGTEQWISPIREGRGYWKYEPQEDHVKFLTQYDYEVNFGKAGEIADRAIFRPLIGWATALSFDVLKRWLEQGEAPRSQYMRFFSTYLMTLLFAFIWLYQGLIPKIIGMHPEERAMIGSALPISENGITTAVLIIGIAEVLFGLVWLVYRNKRQLFILQLMVFPLLTIATIVADPATTIHPFNPVTFNFPLIVLSIIGVWMSKDIPSATSCKRKR; encoded by the coding sequence ATGAAACGTCAGCCAATTTATGTAGAAGTACCCATTTATACAGACATCGATGCCATCTGGGATGCATCGCAACAACCAGACAGACACGAGCAATGGGATCTCCGATTCTCTTCCATTACGTATTTGCCGAAAAAAGAAGGAGAGCCCCAAGCCTTCGTCTATTCACGGACAGTCGGCCCTTTCCTGCAAGTAGAAGGTTGGGGGGAAAGCGTCGGTTCGTTCCATAAAGAAGATGGCACACGCTCGTCTTCCCTTCATTTCGGAACGGAGCAATGGATTTCTCCCATTCGAGAAGGTCGAGGTTATTGGAAATATGAACCACAGGAAGATCATGTGAAGTTTTTAACGCAATATGATTACGAGGTCAATTTCGGAAAAGCCGGTGAAATAGCTGATAGAGCTATTTTCCGCCCACTCATCGGCTGGGCAACCGCACTCAGTTTTGATGTTTTAAAACGCTGGCTGGAACAAGGGGAAGCTCCACGTTCCCAATACATGCGCTTTTTCTCTACTTATTTAATGACGCTATTATTTGCCTTCATATGGCTTTATCAAGGCCTCATACCTAAAATCATTGGCATGCATCCCGAAGAACGCGCAATGATAGGCAGCGCCTTACCCATATCAGAAAATGGCATCACCACAGCAGTACTAATAATTGGGATTGCGGAAGTGTTATTCGGGCTGGTTTGGCTGGTTTATCGCAATAAACGGCAGTTATTCATTTTACAGCTTATGGTCTTCCCACTGCTGACAATTGCGACAATCGTTGCAGATCCAGCTACAACTATCCATCCCTTCAATCCGGTGACTTTCAATTTCCCACTCATTGTGCTATCGATTATTGGCGTGTGGATGAGTAAAGATATCCCTTCAGCGACAAGCTGCAAACGGAAAAGGTAG